The proteins below are encoded in one region of Lactuca sativa cultivar Salinas chromosome 3, Lsat_Salinas_v11, whole genome shotgun sequence:
- the LOC111917257 gene encoding uncharacterized protein LOC111917257, with product MESIEHKTVSANGLDIHIAEKGEGPLILFLHGFPELWYSWRHQILYFADHGYRAVAPDLRGYGDTMGAPVNDHTKFTIHHLVGDLIGLLDAITSEGEKAFVVGHDWGAFIAWHLCMFRPERVKALVNLSVPFLPRNPKRDMVEMLTDAYGEDHYMTRFQEPGEIEAELAKLGTRTAVKKFLTFREPEPWYFPKGKGFHYSPGDAPVTLPPWLSEQDVDYFATQLQKTSFSGGINYYRAFHLHWELTAAWQGAKVMVPSKFIVGNLDLVYHMPGIKDYIHNGGFQKDVPFLDDVVVMEGAAHFINQEKPHEINQLIIDFLHKF from the exons ATGGAGAGTATAGAACACAAGACAGTGAGTGCCAATGGACTTGACATTCACATAGCAGAAAAAGGTGAAGGTCCATTAATCTTGTTCCTCCATGGCTTCCCTGAGCTGTGGTACTCCTGGCGCCACCAAATTCTGTATTTTGCAGATCATGGCTACCGAGCTGTGGCACCAGACCTCCGTGGCTATGGTGACACAATGGGTGCACCAGTGAATGACCACACCAAGTTCACCATCCACCATCTGGTAGGCGACTTGATTGGGCTTCTTGATGCCATAACTAGTGAAGGTGAAAAGGCGTTTGTTGTGGGTCATGATTGGGGTGCATTCATTGCTTGGCATTTGTGTATGTTTAGACCTGAAAGAGTCAAAGCCTTGGTAAACCTGAGTGTGCCGTTTCTTCCCAGAAACCCAAAACGAGACATGGTCGAGATGTTGACAGATGCATATGGGGAGGATCACTACATGACCAGATTTCAG GAACCAGGTGAAATTGAAGCCGAGTTAGCTAAACTGGGTACACGAACAGCAGTTAAAAAGTTCTTAACATTTAGAGAACCTGAGCCATGGTATTTTCCTAAAGGTAAAGGATTTCATTATTCACCAGGCGATGCCCCAGTCACCTTGCCACCTTGGTTGTCTGAACAAGATGTTGACTACTTTGCTACTCAACTCCAAAAGACAAGCTTTTCTGGTGGAATCAACTACTATCGTGCTTTCCACTT GCACTGGGAGCTCACTGCAGCATGGCAGGGTGCAAAAGTGATGGTGCCATCTAAGTTCATCGTTGGCAACCTGGACTTGGTATATCATATGCCTGGCATCAAAGACTACATACACAATGGTGGGTTTCAGAAAGATGTTCCTTTTCTGGACGACGTTGTTGTTATGGAAGGTGCGGCCCACTTCATCAATCAAGAGAAGCCCCATGAGATTAACCAGCTCATAATCGACTTTCTGCACAAATTCTGA
- the LOC111917258 gene encoding uncharacterized protein LOC111917258: protein MEGIEHKMISVNGINMHIAEMGQGPIVLLIHGFPELWYSWRHQIIYLAAHGYRAVAPDLRGYGDTTGAPIDDPTKFTTLHVVGDMVALIDALGADKVFVVGHDWGAMIAWRLCLFRPDKVKALVNLSVHFSPRNTKRKTVENMRAAYGDDHYICRFQKPGEIEAVLASVGTKKVVEKFLTHRDINPIYFPKGKPFGDAHDTPIILPSWLSEQDVDYYTKKFEQTGFTGGINYYRSMDLNWELEAPWTDAKVSVPVKFIVGELDLVYHIPGVKDYINGGGFTKYVPLLDEVVVIQGAAHFITQETPDKVNKHIYDFLQKF from the exons ATGGAAGGGATAGAGCACAAGATGATAAGCGTCAACGGCATCAACATGCACATCGCAGAGATGGGTCAAGGTCCAATTGTACTTCTAATCCACGGTTTCCCTGAGCTCTGGTACTCTTGGCGCCACCAGATCATCTACCTCGCCGCCCACGGGTACCGTGCGGTCGCCCCTGACCTCCGTGGCTACGGAGACACCACCGGTGCACCTATCGACGATCCTACCAAGTTCACTACACTTCATGTTGTCGGCGACATGGTCGCACTCATCGACGCTCTTGGTGCAGATAAGGTGTTTGTTGTTGGGCATGACTGGGGCGCCATGATTGCTTGGCGCCTGTGTTTGTTTAGACCTGACAAAGTTAAAGCCTTAGTCAATTTGAGCGTTCATTTTAGCCCGAGAAACACTAAACGGAAAACGGTAGAGAATATGCGTGCTGCATATGGAGATGATCACTACATTTGCAGATTTCAG AAACCAGGGGAAATTGAAGCTGTGTTGGCGAGTGTTGGAACCAAGAAAGTTGTGGAGAAATTCTTGACACACCGTGATATCAATCCAATTTACTTCCCCAAAGGTAAGCCCTTTGGAGATGCACACGATACTCCTATCATCTTGCCATCATGGTTATCGGAACAAGATGTTGATTATTACACCAAAAAGTTTGAGCAAACTGGTTTCACAGGAGGAATAAACTACTACCGTTCTATGGACCt AAACTGGGAACTGGAAGCACCATGGACAGATGCTAAAGTAAGTGTACCAGTGAAATTCATTGTTGGAGAGTTAGATTTGGTGTATCATATCCCAGGCGTGAAGGACTACATAAATGGTGGTGGATTCACGAAATATGTGCCTTTGTTGGATGAAGTTGTGGTGATCCAAGGTGCAGCTCATTTCATCACTCAAGAAACACCAGACAAGGTCAACAAACACATTTATGACTTCCTCCAGAAGTTCTAA
- the LOC111917256 gene encoding uncharacterized protein LOC111917256, with translation MERIEHKMISVNGINMHVAEMGQGPIVLLIHGFPELWYSWRHQIIYLAAHGYRAVAPDLRGYGDTTGAPIDDPTKFTTLHVAGDMVALIDSLGADKVFVVGHDWGALIAWRLCLFRPDKVKALVNLSVHFTPRNPKRKILENARAAYGDDHYMCRFQEPGEMEAVFASYGTKKVIEKFLTYRDRAPFYFPTDKPFGALYGTPVILPSWLSEEDVDYYTKKFEQTGFTGALNYYRCVDLDWELEAPWTDARASVPVKYIVGELDLVYNKEYVKGGGFKKNVPQLEEVVVIEGAAHFITQEIPDKINKHIYDFLQKF, from the exons ATGGAAAGGATAGAGCACAAGATGATCAGCGTCAACGGTATCAATATGCATGTTGCAGAGATGGGTCAAGGCCCAATTGTACTACTAATCCACGGTTTCCCTGAGCTCTGGTACTCCTGGCGCCACCAGATCATCTACCTCGCCGCTCATGGGTACCGAGCAGTAGCCCCGGACCTCCGTGGTTACGGAGACACCACCGGTGCACCTATCGACGATCCTACCAAGTTCACTACACTTCACGTTGCCGGCGACATGGTCGCACTCATCGATTCTCTTGGTGCCGATAAGGTGTTTGTTGTCGGGCATGACTGGGGCGCCTTGATTGCTTGGCGCCTGTGTTTGTTTAGACCTGACAAAGTTAAAGCCTTGGTCAATTTGAGCGTTCACTTTACCCCAAGAAACCCTAAACGGAAAATTTTAGAGAATGCTCGTGCTGCATACGGAGATGATCACTACATGTGCAGATTTCAG GAACCAGGGGAAATGGAAGCTGTGTTTGCTAGTTATGGAACCAAGAAAGTTATTGAGAAATTCTTGACATACAGGGATCGTGCTCCTTTTTATTTCCCTACAGATAAGCCCTTTGGAGCTTTGTATGGTACCCCTGTCATCTTGCCATCATGGCTATCTGAAGAAGATGTTGATTATTACACCAAAAAATTCGAGCAAACTGGCTTTACAGGAGCACTAAATTACTACCGTTGTGTTGACCT AGACTGGGAACTGGAAGCACCATGGACAGATGCTAGAGCAAGTGTTCCAGTAAAGTATATTGTTGGGGAGTTAGATTTGGTGTATAATAAGGAATACGTAAAGGGTGGTGGATTTAAGAAAAATGTACCTCAGTTGGAGGAAGTTGTGGTGATTGAAGGTGCAGCTCACTTCATCACTCAAGAAATACCAGACAAGATCAACAAACACATTTATGACTTCTTGCAGAAGTTCTAA
- the LOC111917255 gene encoding uncharacterized protein LOC111917255 — protein sequence MEGIDHKMISVNGIDMHVAEMGQGPIVLLLHGFPELWYSWRHQILYLAAHGYRAVAPDLRGYGDTTGAPIDDPTKFTTLHVVGDMVALIDALGADKVFVVGHDWGAMIAWRLCLFRPDKVKALVNFSVQFVPRNPHQKTVEIFRTAYGDDHYICRFQEPGEIEAVLASLGTKKAVEKFLTHRDPDPFYFPKGQPFGALHDTPVILPSWLSEEDVDYYTKKFEQTGFTGGLNYYRCFDLNWELEAPWTDAKVSVPVKFIVGELDLVYHIPGVKEFINGGGFKKYVPLLDEIVVIQGAAHFITQEVPDKINKHIYDFLQKF from the exons ATGGAAGGGATAGATCACAAGATGATAAGCGTCAATGGCATCGATATGCACGTTGCAGAGATGGGTCAAGGTCCAATTGTACTACTACTCCACGGTTTCCCTGAGCTCTGGTACTCCTGGCGCCACCAGATCCTCTACCTCGCCGCCCACGGGTACCGAGCAGTCGCCCCTGACCTCCGTGGCTACGGAGACACCACCGGTGCACCTATCGACGATCCTACCAAGTTCACTACACTTCATGTTGTCGGCGACATGGTCGCACTCATTGATGCTCTTGGTGCAGATAAGGTGTTTGTTGTTGGGCATGACTGGGGCGCCATGATTGCTTGGCGTCTGTGTCTGTTTAGACCCGACAAAGTTAAAGCCTTGGTCAATTTCAGCGTTCAATTTGTCCCAAGAAACCCTCACCAGAAAACGGTAGAGATATTCCGTACCGCATACGGAGATGATCACTACATTTGCAGATTTCAG GAACCAGGGGAAATAGAAGCTGTGCTTGCGAGTCTTGGAACCAAAAAAGCTGTTGAGAAATTCTTGACACACCGTGATCCTGATCCGTTTTATTTCCCTAAAGGCCAGCCCTTTGGTGCTTTGCATGATACTCCGGTCATCTTGCCATCGTGGCTATCTGAAGAAGATGTTGATTATTACACCAAAAAATTCGAGCAAACTGGGTTCACAGGAGGACTAAACTACTACCGATGTTTTGACCT AAACTGGGAACTGGAAGCACCATGGACAGATGCTAAAGTAAGTGTACCTGTGAAATTCATTGTTGGGGAGTTAGATTTGGTGTATCATATCCCAGGCGTGAAGGAGTTCATAAATGGTGGTGGATTCAAGAAATATGTGCCTTTGTTGGATGAAATTGTGGTGATCCAAGGTGCAGCTCATTTCATCACTCAAGAAGTACCAGACAAGATCAACAAACACATTTATGATTTCCTTCAGAAGTTCTAA